In Patescibacteria group bacterium, a single window of DNA contains:
- a CDS encoding trypsin-like peptidase domain-containing protein — protein MNDFKNIQIKSIRTNTRAHFKPKSKAPSSQKAKIIKKDSAFKWFLIILMIIILGFLSGGIGSIITNRIILPYLSTIPFFERYEFLKSDQPVTIQKNEKVVINEESGVIAAVKKISPAVVSIISTRDARGFFGDVFQQKGGGTGFILTNDGLIATNKHVVADTGAKYTVVTSDGKNYEAQVLARDPSNDFAVVKIQAENLPVAELGNSGDLEVGQKVIAIGNTLGEYQNTVTTGVVSAIGRSVQAGDGMLQSESLEDVIQTDAAINPGNSGGPLVNIQGQVIGINTAIDRQGQLVGFAIPVDNIKTAIDSVIREGKIIRPYIGVRLIPITPELANLNKLPVEKGALIYSGDPNLLPILPGSPAQKAGLKEMDIITRVNGQEIDENHSLTTLLQKYKPNEEITLTVVREEKSLEIKVVLGKMDEKE, from the coding sequence ATGAACGACTTCAAAAACATCCAAATTAAATCTATTCGAACGAACACCAGAGCGCACTTTAAGCCCAAATCAAAAGCGCCAAGCAGTCAAAAAGCAAAAATCATCAAGAAAGATTCTGCTTTTAAATGGTTTCTTATTATATTAATGATTATTATTTTGGGATTCTTATCAGGCGGAATAGGGAGCATAATAACAAACAGGATTATTTTGCCTTATCTTTCCACAATTCCTTTCTTTGAACGCTATGAATTTTTAAAGAGCGACCAGCCAGTAACCATCCAAAAAAATGAAAAGGTGGTGATTAATGAAGAATCGGGAGTCATTGCCGCGGTTAAAAAGATTTCCCCGGCCGTCGTGAGTATCATCAGCACGCGCGACGCCCGAGGCTTCTTCGGAGATGTTTTCCAACAAAAGGGAGGGGGCACAGGTTTTATTCTGACCAACGATGGTTTAATCGCCACCAATAAGCACGTGGTCGCCGATACTGGCGCAAAATATACCGTCGTCACCAGCGATGGTAAAAACTACGAGGCGCAGGTTTTAGCTCGCGATCCCTCTAATGATTTTGCCGTCGTTAAAATTCAAGCGGAAAATTTGCCTGTGGCGGAATTAGGGAATTCTGGTGATCTTGAAGTGGGGCAAAAAGTTATTGCTATCGGCAATACGCTTGGCGAATATCAAAATACAGTCACAACAGGAGTTGTTTCAGCGATCGGACGTTCTGTTCAAGCAGGCGACGGGATGTTGCAATCGGAAAGCTTGGAAGATGTGATTCAAACCGATGCGGCAATCAATCCCGGTAATTCTGGAGGGCCATTAGTCAATATTCAAGGTCAGGTTATAGGTATTAACACCGCGATTGACCGCCAAGGACAGTTGGTCGGCTTCGCCATTCCCGTTGATAATATTAAAACTGCTATTGATAGTGTGATCCGCGAAGGTAAAATTATCCGTCCTTATATTGGAGTGCGCCTTATCCCTATCACCCCTGAATTAGCTAACCTCAACAAACTACCAGTCGAAAAAGGAGCTCTTATTTATAGTGGTGATCCCAATCTTCTGCCTATTCTCCCGGGTAGCCCGGCGCAAAAAGCTGGTTTGAAAGAAATGGACATTATTACGCGCGTTAATGGGCAAGAAATAGACGAAAATCATTCTCTGACTACTTTACTTCAAAAATATAAACCAAATGAAGAAATCACCCTCACTGTCGTAAGAGAGGAGAAAAGCTTAGAAATAAAAGTTGTTTTGGGTAAAATGGACGAAAAAGAATAA
- a CDS encoding O-antigen ligase family protein: MVKKILLISILILLFGILIPLFSNWGDEGWGHLLLTFGIIFGLAILIFLYLKNPVFVLILIPPAIVFGQIATIRIQDWYYQVSLAEILVIILTLFFILKLIAQKQFKQIRFPLLLGCFLLYIFLSVLSLGWADNLSRAVIALRNLGFHFLILLLAVNLIKNKRDFKIALFSIPITGLLVATQLIFKVISLGGFQGDYALAREAIITPVGKWVYIAAIIIMTLPFTYILLLTTRNKWLKMLLFAETIVGGMATFLTLGKGEIFSLMAGFIYIFRKQKVKKLFAILFICVLLAVIAIPLASYSDKFLDRLTRVLTDPNTRFRIVEFRSAYQIFVHNPILGVGTGNLKLEYKNLLPWSVETESNNFFLQVLLELGIIGFAAFMLVIRAIYLEIKKAQKISLNPEEKMLYLGFVSTLIIVLLNSMVEATLIGLYYGMVFWYIIGLLAIYNQLINQKNAK; this comes from the coding sequence ATGGTCAAAAAAATCCTTCTTATTTCCATACTTATTCTATTATTCGGTATCCTTATACCCTTGTTTTCTAATTGGGGAGACGAGGGATGGGGGCATTTACTCTTAACTTTTGGCATAATTTTTGGTCTCGCCATTCTTATCTTCCTTTACCTCAAAAACCCTGTTTTTGTCCTTATTCTGATTCCGCCTGCTATTGTCTTCGGTCAAATAGCTACCATCCGCATCCAGGATTGGTATTACCAAGTAAGCCTCGCTGAAATTTTGGTCATTATTTTAACTTTATTCTTTATTTTGAAGCTCATTGCCCAAAAACAATTTAAGCAAATAAGATTTCCTTTACTCTTAGGATGCTTTCTTTTGTATATCTTTCTATCTGTCTTATCTTTGGGCTGGGCGGATAATCTTTCCCGTGCCGTCATTGCCCTGCGCAATCTTGGTTTTCATTTTTTAATCTTGCTTTTAGCCGTAAATCTCATCAAAAACAAAAGGGATTTTAAAATCGCTCTTTTTTCTATCCCCATAACCGGATTGTTGGTTGCTACCCAGTTAATTTTCAAAGTCATCTCTCTGGGTGGTTTTCAAGGAGACTATGCCCTAGCCCGTGAAGCGATAATCACACCGGTAGGGAAATGGGTTTACATTGCGGCCATTATTATTATGACTCTGCCATTCACTTATATTCTATTATTAACTACCCGTAATAAATGGTTGAAAATGCTTCTCTTTGCCGAAACGATTGTGGGTGGAATGGCTACCTTCTTAACCCTTGGTAAAGGCGAGATTTTTTCCCTGATGGCTGGTTTTATTTATATTTTCAGAAAACAAAAAGTTAAAAAACTCTTTGCTATCCTTTTTATCTGCGTCCTTCTTGCCGTAATCGCTATCCCCCTTGCCTCTTATTCTGATAAATTTTTAGATCGTCTGACGCGAGTTTTGACGGATCCCAATACCCGTTTTCGGATAGTGGAATTCCGTTCTGCTTATCAAATCTTTGTTCATAATCCCATCTTGGGTGTAGGCACGGGCAATTTAAAATTGGAATACAAAAATCTTTTGCCTTGGTCCGTGGAAACGGAAAGTAATAATTTTTTTCTGCAAGTGCTTCTTGAACTCGGAATAATCGGTTTTGCCGCTTTTATGCTGGTTATTCGCGCCATTTATTTAGAAATTAAAAAGGCTCAAAAAATCTCTTTGAATCCGGAGGAAAAAATGCTTTATCTGGGATTTGTTTCCACGCTCATTATCGTGCTGCTAAATTCAATGGTGGAAGCTACCTTAATTGGGCTGTACTATGGAATGGTATTTTGGTATATTATAGGATTACTCGCAATTTACAATCAGCTAATTAACCAAAAAAATGCGAAATAA
- a CDS encoding glycosyltransferase family 4 protein — translation MKIAIIGSKGIPCRDGGVERHTEELAVRLVKAGHEVLVYSRRHYTQSRVRRYKGVRIIYTPYIPTKNLAAITHTLTSLIHVLFQKVDIIHIHSVGPSLLAFLPRLLKRKTQIIATFHSRDRFNKKWGYIARLFLALGEWATVKFPHATITVSKNLYSYCRRKYPTAHIFYIPNGAPLFPPQKAQRIKKWGLTENSYILSVSRLIPLKGIHYLIRAFQNLNLNKKLVIVGDNPKENQNYLDYLKELAQNNPNVVFLGHQQGKILNELLSNAYLYVLPSEVEGLSISLLEAMGSGRCVLVSDIPENQEAIGEAGYTFKSKSFVDLTQKILFLNDHPELVLKNGHLARERVKRNYNWQKITRQTLSLYAMLKAKNPIRIKNSLPRIAKTHPIYLNPK, via the coding sequence ATGAAAATAGCAATTATCGGCTCTAAGGGCATTCCCTGCCGCGATGGCGGAGTGGAGAGACATACCGAAGAACTAGCTGTCCGCTTGGTAAAAGCAGGGCACGAAGTTTTGGTTTACTCCCGCCGCCATTATACACAAAGCCGCGTTAGGCGATATAAAGGGGTGCGAATCATTTATACCCCTTATATCCCCACAAAAAATTTAGCCGCGATCACGCACACTCTAACCTCCTTAATTCATGTCTTATTTCAAAAGGTGGATATTATTCATATTCATTCAGTTGGACCCTCGCTCCTCGCTTTTCTGCCTCGGCTTTTAAAAAGAAAGACTCAAATCATCGCCACCTTTCATTCGCGCGACCGCTTCAATAAAAAATGGGGATATATTGCCCGCCTTTTTCTTGCTCTGGGGGAATGGGCCACGGTAAAATTTCCTCACGCCACGATTACGGTCTCAAAAAATCTGTATTCTTACTGCCGCCGCAAGTATCCGACCGCTCACATATTTTATATCCCCAATGGCGCACCTCTTTTCCCTCCGCAAAAAGCGCAACGAATTAAAAAATGGGGACTAACGGAAAATAGCTATATTCTTTCGGTTTCTCGCCTTATTCCTTTAAAAGGTATTCATTATCTTATTCGTGCTTTCCAAAATTTGAATTTGAATAAAAAGCTGGTGATTGTGGGAGATAACCCTAAAGAAAATCAAAACTATCTTGACTATCTTAAAGAATTAGCTCAAAATAATCCTAATGTAGTCTTTCTAGGCCACCAACAGGGAAAAATTTTGAACGAACTCCTTTCTAATGCCTATCTTTATGTTTTACCTTCGGAAGTGGAAGGATTATCTATTAGTCTTCTGGAGGCAATGGGATCTGGCCGTTGCGTTTTAGTCTCCGACATCCCGGAAAACCAAGAGGCGATTGGAGAAGCGGGTTACACCTTTAAATCAAAAAGTTTTGTTGACCTTACTCAAAAAATCTTATTTTTAAATGATCATCCAGAATTAGTTTTAAAAAATGGCCACCTGGCGCGAGAAAGGGTGAAAAGAAACTATAATTGGCAAAAAATCACGCGCCAAACTTTATCCCTTTATGCAATGCTTAAAGCGAAAAATCCAATAAGAATTAAAAATTCCCTGCCGAGGATTGCGAAAACTCATCCTATATATCTTAATCCAAAATAA
- a CDS encoding glycosyltransferase family 4 protein, which yields MRILNINKFYHIQGGADRHYFDLTKLLERHGHKVIPFSMRSDKNEPSPHAQYFVNEVDLSRPKFSFKTLATLGRIFYSLEAKRKIRALIQKEKPEIAHIHNIYHQISPSILGILKKHKIPIVMTVNDYKLICPNYQLFQHNKVCEKCRKKKYYQCFLNKCVKDSYLASLVNTLEMYFHKAFHFYERYVNIFICPSKFMRQKLTAWGLPQAKLVTLPYFIKEENLLSAKEKNYILFFGRLSPEKGLDLLISVMQKLPEIKLKIAGEGPEKEKLEAYIQKNYITNIQFLGYKQGDELKKIIRQSRFVVVPSSWQEVFGLVVLESFNLGKVVLASKKGGLQEIIREGSTGFFFQNAAELEKKIQSLYQNREVTRKIGQRAKREIRRYNPEIYYQNLMKIYQFARQGH from the coding sequence ATGCGCATTCTCAACATCAACAAATTTTACCACATTCAGGGCGGAGCAGACCGTCATTATTTTGATTTAACTAAATTGCTAGAAAGGCACGGCCACAAAGTAATTCCTTTCTCTATGCGTAGCGATAAAAACGAGCCTTCTCCTCACGCGCAATATTTTGTAAATGAAGTGGATCTCTCGCGCCCCAAATTTTCCTTCAAGACTCTCGCGACCCTCGGCCGTATCTTTTATTCACTGGAGGCGAAAAGAAAAATCCGAGCTTTGATTCAAAAAGAAAAACCAGAGATCGCTCATATTCATAACATCTATCATCAAATTTCACCTTCTATTTTAGGAATTTTAAAAAAGCATAAAATCCCTATCGTAATGACAGTGAATGACTACAAACTTATTTGTCCAAACTACCAGCTTTTTCAGCATAATAAAGTGTGCGAAAAATGCAGAAAGAAAAAATATTATCAATGTTTTTTAAATAAATGCGTGAAGGATTCTTATCTTGCTTCTCTTGTTAACACTCTGGAAATGTATTTTCATAAAGCCTTTCATTTTTATGAACGTTATGTTAACATTTTCATCTGTCCGAGCAAGTTTATGCGCCAAAAACTTACAGCATGGGGATTGCCGCAAGCAAAATTAGTAACCCTGCCTTATTTTATTAAAGAAGAGAATCTGCTATCTGCGAAGGAAAAAAATTATATTTTATTTTTCGGCCGCCTTTCGCCCGAAAAAGGCTTGGATCTTTTAATCTCCGTGATGCAAAAACTGCCAGAAATTAAATTGAAAATAGCCGGGGAGGGTCCCGAGAAAGAAAAACTGGAAGCTTATATTCAAAAAAATTATATTACCAATATTCAGTTTCTGGGTTACAAGCAAGGAGACGAACTCAAAAAGATTATCCGGCAATCCCGCTTTGTGGTCGTTCCGAGCAGTTGGCAGGAGGTTTTCGGATTAGTCGTCCTAGAATCTTTTAATTTAGGTAAAGTGGTGCTCGCGAGCAAAAAGGGCGGTCTTCAAGAAATCATCCGCGAAGGAAGTACTGGTTTCTTTTTCCAGAATGCCGCGGAACTCGAGAAAAAAATCCAATCCCTTTATCAAAACCGCGAAGTCACGCGAAAGATCGGTCAAAGGGCAAAACGGGAAATTAGGCGCTACAATCCGGAAATCTATTATCAAAATCTGATGAAGATTTATCAATTTGCACGCCAAGGGCATTAG
- a CDS encoding glycosyltransferase family 2 protein, with translation MRNKIKLSIIIPSYNTCTLTLECLSKVFAAFLKIPIEAIVIDNNSEDNSVGRIKKDFPQVRLIINEKNRGFAAAVNQGIKIARGEYLLLLNTDAFAHQNLNKIITFLDRHPDVGITSPRLTLLDGSINANFGNYPSLATEFLDLTLLYKILPWGRVVMPNLWTRKKFYQTRRVKWLSGTCLFIRRSVLEKIGLFDENYFMYLEDIDFCKRAREAGFQIIFWGEDEVIHHHHGSSQGSLAPWLYLRNSLLYFWKKHYPQRRIGFNIIVLLSWVKLRIKILKVKFQKSKVKSTS, from the coding sequence ATGCGAAATAAGATTAAACTTTCTATAATTATTCCTTCATATAATACCTGCACCCTGACTTTAGAATGCCTATCTAAAGTATTCGCGGCTTTTCTTAAAATACCTATTGAGGCAATTGTCATAGATAACAATTCTGAAGATAACTCTGTCGGGAGAATTAAAAAAGATTTTCCTCAAGTAAGGCTGATTATCAATGAAAAAAATCGCGGGTTCGCCGCCGCTGTGAATCAAGGAATCAAGATCGCGCGAGGCGAATATCTTTTGCTTTTAAACACCGACGCTTTTGCGCATCAAAATTTAAACAAGATTATTACCTTTTTAGACCGCCATCCAGACGTGGGCATCACTTCGCCCCGCCTGACTCTGCTAGATGGAAGCATCAATGCTAATTTTGGAAATTACCCCTCCCTCGCGACAGAATTTTTAGACCTAACCTTACTCTACAAAATCCTTCCCTGGGGCAGGGTAGTGATGCCTAATCTTTGGACACGTAAAAAATTCTACCAGACTCGGAGGGTAAAGTGGCTTTCTGGCACCTGCCTTTTCATCCGCCGATCCGTTTTGGAAAAAATTGGGCTTTTTGATGAAAATTATTTTATGTATTTAGAAGACATTGATTTCTGCAAAAGAGCACGGGAGGCTGGCTTTCAAATTATCTTCTGGGGAGAAGATGAAGTAATTCATCATCATCACGGATCATCCCAAGGTTCTCTCGCGCCTTGGCTATATTTGCGAAACAGCCTTCTATATTTTTGGAAAAAACATTACCCTCAACGAAGAATAGGTTTTAATATTATAGTTCTCTTAAGCTGGGTGAAGTTGAGAATAAAAATATTAAAAGTCAAATTTCAAAAGTCAAAAGTGAAATCTACAAGTTAA
- a CDS encoding Wzz/FepE/Etk N-terminal domain-containing protein, with amino-acid sequence MNYQQYLQRIRQSWRTITIITLATIVVSLIASSLQKPLYRASGRILITQKTNADLDMYKASQSAERLAMLFAKIIKSSSFMNDVLNSGFPIDSIYFPKKEKDLREKWAKMVSSRVSTDTSIIEINVYHPEASQAKNIMNAIIYNFSKKGKAYYNLGDEVGIVVLDTPLVSERPVKPNILLNIILSLFVGLAISAIVILWKTQSLSQKPTPIMPPEPQENEKTEVMEVVQNGDTTIEEKKSDHYIGGLKIVEK; translated from the coding sequence ATGAATTATCAACAATATTTACAACGGATCCGCCAAAGCTGGCGCACTATTACGATTATTACTCTTGCCACGATTGTGGTAAGTTTAATCGCAAGTTCCCTTCAAAAACCGCTTTACAGAGCAAGCGGCCGGATTTTGATTACCCAAAAAACAAATGCCGACCTAGATATGTATAAAGCAAGCCAGTCTGCCGAGAGGTTGGCTATGCTGTTTGCGAAAATTATAAAAAGCAGTTCTTTTATGAATGATGTCTTGAATTCTGGGTTTCCGATTGATTCAATTTATTTTCCAAAGAAAGAAAAAGATCTCCGGGAAAAATGGGCTAAAATGGTTAGTTCCCGCGTTTCCACGGACACAAGTATTATTGAAATCAATGTCTATCATCCCGAAGCCTCGCAAGCAAAAAATATTATGAACGCCATTATTTACAATTTTTCCAAAAAAGGCAAAGCTTATTATAATTTAGGAGATGAAGTCGGAATCGTGGTTTTAGACACGCCGCTCGTCTCGGAGCGGCCCGTGAAACCGAATATTTTGCTAAACATTATCTTAAGCTTATTCGTAGGCCTTGCGATTAGCGCGATAGTAATTCTTTGGAAAACCCAAAGTCTGTCGCAAAAACCAACGCCTATTATGCCCCCCGAACCGCAAGAAAATGAAAAAACAGAGGTTATGGAGGTCGTGCAAAATGGCGATACGACAATAGAAGAGAAAAAGTCAGACCACTACATTGGCGGCTTAAAGATTGTTGAAAAATAA
- a CDS encoding NUDIX hydrolase — MRRTQHTLKNIKTTRWRKISSHKIYSCQYLDLFKDKVINQLGKKVNYYYIRKKPFIAIIPRDVKGNIYFVRQYRYTLKRYTWEIPMGRKEDKESYLAAAKRELAEEACLNAKKWTKIGTEFVTSTAYPQHFWIYLAEDMSPIHKKPDPAEIDRVQKFTPAEIEKMIMKNQILGASILASLYKYDLYQKSLPR; from the coding sequence ATGAGAAGAACACAGCACACATTAAAAAATATAAAAACAACCCGCTGGCGGAAGATATCTTCCCATAAAATTTACAGTTGCCAATACCTTGACCTTTTTAAAGATAAAGTAATCAATCAGTTGGGGAAAAAAGTAAACTATTATTATATTCGGAAAAAACCTTTTATAGCGATCATTCCTAGGGATGTAAAAGGCAATATCTATTTCGTGCGCCAATATCGCTACACCCTGAAAAGATACACCTGGGAAATCCCGATGGGGCGCAAAGAGGACAAAGAAAGCTACCTTGCCGCGGCAAAAAGGGAATTGGCGGAAGAAGCCTGTCTTAACGCCAAAAAATGGACTAAAATCGGCACGGAATTTGTCACTTCTACCGCCTATCCCCAGCATTTTTGGATCTACCTTGCAGAAGATATGTCTCCCATCCACAAAAAGCCCGATCCTGCGGAAATAGATAGGGTGCAAAAGTTCACCCCCGCGGAAATTGAAAAAATGATCATGAAAAATCAAATTCTGGGCGCTTCCATCTTAGCCAGTCTCTATAAATATGATCTCTATCAAAAATCATTGCCTCGTTAG
- the rfbB gene encoding dTDP-glucose 4,6-dehydratase: protein MPRKNNFISNRVKLLITGGAGFIGSNFIHYLLKKYPRYRITNLDKLTYCGNLDNLKDIKTSRYKFVKGDITDAKLVNKIAKDVDGILNFAAETHVDRSIMGADDFIRTDILGTKNLLEAVKEFKIKRYLQISTDEVYGSLTNGKANEESSLAPNNPYSASKAGGDLMVRAYHRTFNLPVLITRSSNNFGPYQYPEKLIPLFVTNILEEKKVPLYGDGKNVRDWIYVEDNCTALDLVFHKGKIGEIYNIGGDNPRTNLEITKLILKTLDRDKKMIEYVKDRLGHDRRYALNSSKVRRLGWKPQYQFQKAMKCTIEWYKNNEEWWKRIKSKEYLKYYKRQYGKR, encoded by the coding sequence ATGCCAAGAAAAAATAATTTTATTTCTAACAGGGTGAAATTATTAATCACCGGTGGTGCGGGGTTTATCGGCAGCAACTTTATTCACTACCTCCTCAAAAAATATCCCCGTTACCGAATCACTAACCTAGATAAATTAACCTATTGCGGCAACTTAGATAATTTAAAAGACATCAAAACCTCTCGCTATAAATTCGTGAAGGGCGACATTACTGATGCTAAGCTGGTAAACAAAATAGCGAAAGATGTAGATGGGATTTTAAATTTCGCTGCCGAGACGCACGTAGACCGCTCCATTATGGGCGCTGATGATTTTATCCGTACCGATATTCTGGGTACTAAAAATCTTCTGGAAGCAGTAAAGGAATTCAAGATTAAAAGATATCTCCAAATTTCTACTGATGAAGTTTACGGCAGCCTCACTAATGGCAAAGCGAACGAAGAATCATCTTTAGCGCCAAATAATCCTTATTCAGCCTCTAAAGCCGGCGGAGACCTAATGGTTCGCGCCTATCACCGCACATTTAACCTCCCCGTATTAATTACGCGAAGCTCTAATAATTTTGGACCTTACCAATATCCGGAAAAGCTGATCCCTCTCTTTGTAACAAACATTTTAGAAGAAAAAAAGGTTCCCCTCTACGGCGATGGTAAAAATGTGCGCGACTGGATTTACGTTGAAGATAATTGTACGGCTCTTGATCTGGTGTTCCATAAAGGCAAGATAGGTGAAATTTATAATATCGGCGGCGATAATCCGAGAACGAATCTTGAAATTACTAAGTTAATTTTGAAAACCCTAGACAGAGACAAAAAAATGATTGAATATGTTAAGGACCGTCTCGGCCACGACAGACGCTATGCCCTAAATTCAAGCAAAGTTCGCCGTTTAGGCTGGAAACCGCAGTATCAGTTTCAAAAAGCAATGAAATGCACTATAGAATGGTATAAAAATAATGAAGAATGGTGGAAAAGAATTAAGTCCAAAGAATACCTTAAATATTACAAAAGACAATATGGTAAAAGGTGA
- the rfbD gene encoding dTDP-4-dehydrorhamnose reductase, whose translation MNNPDLKKITAYLKKSLSEDRFFHSLSVAKTAEKIAKIIGGVNPAKAYFTGLIHDMARDLSEETWILLAKKYRIKIDIFTKKHILLLHAAVGAKLAQQEFNVRDKTILQAIERHCVPKINMDILDKIIYLADVTAPAPKGGVGSVELKEVLSLARKSLDRALLYTYNEDIKEFVRKGIKIHPDLIRSRNKLLENFGKKILVLGSKGMLGRSLVQEFQDCELTSWDKNNVDITRRKTLRNKISRLKPDIIINAAAYTNVEEAEGNQEQALKVNGKAVGYLAQIAKKLNAVLVHYSTDYVFEGKNRKGYKETIQPNPINVYGKSKFLGEALLRRHCEQYYLIRSSWLFGKEGINFVDKILQKAQSNATLTVVNDQWGKPTYTRDLARATRQILEQERPFGIYHITNEGKTNWYQFARKILLLNGIKAKMKPISSQEYRSRAKRPMYSILLNTKLPRLRHWEETLEEYLNS comes from the coding sequence ATGAATAACCCTGATTTAAAAAAAATTACCGCCTACCTGAAGAAGAGTCTATCGGAGGATAGATTTTTTCATAGTCTATCCGTGGCAAAAACGGCGGAAAAAATAGCAAAAATCATCGGCGGTGTGAATCCTGCGAAAGCCTATTTTACCGGCTTAATTCACGATATGGCGCGCGATTTGTCCGAAGAAACTTGGATTCTGCTCGCCAAAAAGTACCGCATTAAGATAGACATTTTTACCAAAAAACACATTCTGCTTTTGCATGCCGCGGTGGGCGCGAAATTGGCTCAACAAGAATTCAATGTCCGTGACAAAACAATCCTCCAGGCGATAGAAAGACACTGTGTTCCCAAAATAAATATGGATATTTTGGACAAAATTATTTATCTCGCGGATGTAACCGCGCCAGCGCCAAAAGGCGGAGTTGGATCAGTTGAATTAAAAGAAGTCCTGTCTCTTGCCCGAAAGTCCTTAGATCGCGCTCTTCTCTATACTTATAATGAAGATATCAAAGAATTTGTGCGCAAGGGAATAAAAATCCATCCTGATCTTATCCGCAGCCGCAATAAACTATTAGAAAATTTCGGGAAAAAAATCTTAGTTTTAGGAAGCAAGGGTATGCTAGGCAGATCCCTAGTTCAAGAGTTTCAAGATTGCGAGCTCACTTCTTGGGATAAAAATAATGTGGATATTACCAGAAGAAAGACTCTGCGAAATAAAATTTCCCGTCTGAAACCAGACATTATCATTAACGCCGCCGCTTACACTAATGTTGAAGAAGCAGAGGGAAACCAAGAGCAAGCCCTAAAAGTGAATGGCAAGGCTGTCGGATATCTTGCGCAGATTGCAAAAAAACTTAATGCTGTTTTAGTTCATTATTCCACGGATTATGTTTTTGAAGGAAAAAATCGTAAAGGATATAAAGAAACTATCCAACCCAATCCAATCAACGTCTATGGAAAATCTAAGTTTTTAGGAGAAGCCCTTTTGCGCCGCCATTGTGAACAATATTATCTCATCCGTAGTTCTTGGTTATTTGGAAAGGAAGGAATTAATTTTGTAGATAAAATATTGCAGAAAGCACAGAGCAATGCTACACTTACGGTCGTTAATGATCAATGGGGAAAACCGACCTATACCCGTGACTTGGCCCGCGCGACCCGTCAAATTCTAGAACAGGAAAGACCTTTTGGTATTTATCATATTACTAATGAAGGTAAAACCAACTGGTATCAATTCGCGCGTAAAATTCTTCTCCTTAATGGAATTAAGGCAAAAATGAAGCCGATTTCCAGTCAAGAATATCGTTCCCGCGCCAAAAGACCGATGTATTCAATTTTATTAAACACGAAACTGCCTCGCTTAAGGCATTGGGAAGAAACATTGGAAGAATACCTAAATTCGTAA
- a CDS encoding dTDP-4-dehydrorhamnose 3,5-epimerase family protein yields the protein MITDVQIKKLNVHPDERGRVIEILRQDDDFYQNFGQVYLTTTYPQVVKAWHLHKIQTDYICCIQGMIKLVLYDGRLNSPTLGEVNEFFIGEHNPVLVQVPKEIYHGWKCISDKEALIINVPTHPYNPQKPDEYRLPYNTELIPYDWKIKMG from the coding sequence ATGATTACTGATGTCCAAATCAAAAAATTAAATGTCCATCCCGACGAGCGCGGCAGAGTAATAGAGATTTTACGCCAAGATGACGACTTTTATCAAAACTTCGGACAGGTCTATCTCACCACTACCTACCCGCAGGTTGTGAAGGCTTGGCATTTACATAAAATTCAAACCGATTACATTTGTTGCATTCAAGGAATGATTAAACTTGTTCTCTATGATGGCCGTTTAAATTCTCCGACCTTGGGCGAAGTGAACGAATTTTTTATCGGTGAGCATAACCCAGTTTTAGTCCAAGTTCCCAAGGAGATTTATCATGGTTGGAAATGCATTTCCGACAAAGAAGCACTCATCATTAATGTTCCAACCCACCCTTATAATCCGCAAAAACCAGATGAATACCGCTTACCATATAATACCGAATTAATTCCTTACGATTGGAAGATTAAAATGGGATGA